Within the Streptomyces sp. YIM 121038 genome, the region AGTACGGCGTGGCGGGCGACATCCCGGTCTGACCGTCCCCACGGGCGGCGCGTTTCCGTCTCACCGGGCACAGCCGTGTCCCCGTAGCGTCGTCGCCGACGAAAGCGCCTGCATCCAACCTTTGGAGGTACGTGTGAAGACGTCACGACGGCCCGGCGCCCTCCTCGCGGCCCTGGTCCTGGGTCTGGTCAGCCTCTTCACGACCACCCTCTCGGCCTCGGCCTCGCAGCAGCCCGGCACACAGCGGGCCAAGGTCGGCTTCATGATCGCCTCGAACATGAACAACAGATGCCTGGAGGTAAGAGGGGCCAACCCCGGCAGCGGTGCCCTGGTCGCCATGTGGGACTGCTTCGGGGGCACGAGCGAGCGGTGGTACTGGGCCGGCAACACGATCCGCAGCGACCTCAACGGCAAGTGCCTGGACGTCGCCGCGGGAAACAGTGAGAACGGTGCCGCCCTGAACGCGTGGGACTGCCACGGCGGGGCTCCCCAGCAGTGGGTCTGGGACGGCACCCGGCTCCGCAACCCGGCGTACAACCGGTGTCTGACCATCGCCAACGCCAACTGGGGGAACGGCGCTGCGGTCATCATCTGGGACTGCAACCTGGGCTCCCACCAGCAGTGGCACACCACCTGAGCGGTGCGCCACGGGTACAGCGTCGCTGACCTGTCCGCGCCGTACGCGGCGGCCGAGGCGCCGCAGTGAGAGACGATCACCCGGGAGGAGGGCGGCACCCCGGCCCGCCCGGGTGATCGGAGCCGAGCTCGGCCTTGTGCGGCTCAGTACCCGCTGTCGTGCGACGACCCGCCGGGCCGCCGCGGGGCGTCGACGACACCGTCGTGCTGGGAGGCGATGAGGCGGGCGTAGACGCCGTCGCGGGCGAGCAGATGCGCGTGGGTTCCCGATTCGGCGACCCGGCCGCCCGCGAGGACGACGATGCGGTCGGCGGAGCGGATCGTCGACAGACGGTGGGCGACCAGGAGCGTCGTGCGCCCGGCCTGCAGGCGTTTCATCGCGGCCTGCAGCAGCGCCGTGTTCTCGGCGTCGAGGCTGGAGACCGCCTCGTCCATGACCAGGACGGGCGCGTCCCGCAGGAAGGCCCGGGCGATGGCGATGCGCTGGCGCTGGCCGCCGGAGAGCTGGGCGCCCCGCTCGCCGATGACGGTGTCGTAGCCGTGCGGGAGTTCGCGTACGAAGTCATCGGCGATGGCCCGCCGTGCCGCCGCCACGACCTGGGCGCGGGTGGCGTCCTGGCGGCCGATCCGGATGTTCTCGGCCACGGACGTGTTGAACAGGTACACCTCCTGGGGCACCAGCGTGATGAGTTCGCGCAGCGCGGCCTGGGGAAA harbors:
- a CDS encoding RICIN domain-containing protein; the protein is MKTSRRPGALLAALVLGLVSLFTTTLSASASQQPGTQRAKVGFMIASNMNNRCLEVRGANPGSGALVAMWDCFGGTSERWYWAGNTIRSDLNGKCLDVAAGNSENGAALNAWDCHGGAPQQWVWDGTRLRNPAYNRCLTIANANWGNGAAVIIWDCNLGSHQQWHTT